The Candidatus Binatus sp. genomic interval CGCGCCCGTAGATCGAGCCGATATTGATGATCGCGCCGCCGCCGCGCTTTTCCATGTGCGGGGCGCACAGGCGAGCCAGCCGCACCGGCGCGAACAGGTTCAGATCGAATTGCTCCTGCCACGCCGACTCGGGGATTTCCGCGAGCGCCCCCGGCCGCGCCGCGCCGGCATTGTTGACCAGTACGTCGATTCCGCCGAATTTTTTCAGTGTCTCCTCGACCCACCTTTGCGCATTCTCGGCCTTGGTAACGTCGCCGGCGAATCCCATCGCCGGCCGCGGCGCCGAGCCGGTCTGCGTCAGCGCGGCGACTGCTTCGGTCAGCGTCCGCTGGGTTCGCGCGCATACGCTGACGCACATCCCCTCGTCGGCGAGCGCGTGAGCCATCGCGCGGCCCAACCCGCGACTGGCGCCCGTCACCATCGCGACTTTTC includes:
- a CDS encoding SDR family oxidoreductase, whose product is MDLGLTGKVAMVTGASRGLGRAMAHALADEGMCVSVCARTQRTLTEAVAALTQTGSAPRPAMGFAGDVTKAENAQRWVEETLKKFGGIDVLVNNAGAARPGALAEIPESAWQEQFDLNLFAPVRLARLCAPHMEKRGGGAIINIGSIYGRESGGPLTYNASKAALHSFTKMLAREYAPKNIRVNTIAPGSILTAGGNWERRFRDNPAFEKDFIGHEMPAGRLGRPEEVAYAVVMLASPRASWIMGASIPVDGAQGRSIL